Below is a window of Phycisphaerae bacterium DNA.
ACGCATCCTCGCGAATCTCCATTCCGACGCCCGAGGACTCACACAGCCGCCGCCCATCGATCGACAGGCCGTCGCTCAGGTCCATCATCGCATGCAGTCCGTCGCCCAGCTCTTCCGCGAGCCATTTCGCCTCATTCACGCGAGGCTCGAACGCCAGATGCCGGCCCGACAGGCTGCCGCCCAGAGATCCCGTCACACACACCAGATCGCCCGGCCGCGCGCCCCTGCGCGTAACCGGCCTCAAACCCGGCCAAGGTTCAGCCATGATCGTCACATCCGCGACCAGCGGTCGATCCCAGCTGTTTGTATCGCCGCCGATGAGGCGGACCCCATACTGCAAGGCCAGTTCGTCCATTCCTTCGAACAACCGTCGAGCCTGCTCCATCGTCCACTCATTCGGAAGCGCAAGACTCACGATCGCAAAGCGCGGCTGTACAGCCATCGCGGCGCAGTCGGAAAGATTCACCGCCAGCGCCTTGCGGCCGATCTGCTCCGGCGAATGAAGACTCGCATCGAAGTCCACACCGTCCATGATCATGTCCGCCGCGACGAGCAGGGCGTCGGCATGCGGACGAATCATCGCCATGTCATCGCCCAGACCGATGAGCACCGCGTCATCCGCGCCACCGGTCGACTGACCGAAACGACCGCTGATCCAGTCCACAAGGTTGTTTTCCGATTTCTCCATTGGCACCAGACATTCTAAGCTCGAAAGCCGGGAGAACGCACGGGGGATAAAGCGGCTTGATGCGCGTGCGCCACGCAGTTGTAATAAGTGCGCGTCTCGGATTCGAGAGTACCCCGGTTGTACGGCATCGGAGTGATCAACATGGCCAGGTTCAGCGTCATCGTCGTCGCCGCAGGAAAAGGGGAGCGGTTCAGCGACAAGGAAAACAAGGTCTTCGCCAGGATCGGCGAGCAGCCCGTATTTCTCAAAGCGCTTCAACTCTTCTGCAATCGCGAGGATGTCTGCCAGACGATTCTTGTCGTCTCGAAGGATGATACCGAGAAGGTGAAATCGCAGTTCGGCGCGAATCTCGGCTTTATGGGTATCCATCTCGTCGAAGGCGGGGCCGAACGGCATGAATCCGTCGCCAATGGACTCGCCCGCGTCCTCGAGGACGCTGAGTTCGTGGCGATTCACGACGCCGTGCGCGTATGCCTCGCGGAGCAGTGGATCGACGCGATCTTCGAGGCGGCAGTCAGATACGGCACCGCCGTCCCCGTGACGCCGATCACGTCCACCATCAAGCGGGTGGACGAGCAACGATTGATCGGAGAGACGGTTCCCCGCGACGGGCTTTACATCGCCCAGACCCCGCAGGTTTTTCGGCGGAAAGTGATTTTCGAGGCGTATCAGAAACTCGCGGCGGAGTCGATCCTCGCGGGACAGTCGCCGACCGACGACGCGCAGGTCGTCAAAGCGGCGGATTTCGAGATCACTGCGATCGATGGCGACGCACGGAACATCAAGATCACCACGCAGAGCGATCTCGTGCTTGCGGGTGCCATACTGAAGACACTACCCGCCAAACCGGTCTCGCGCTCCGGCGCATTTGAAGAAGCCCAGTGGTGAAAGGACGCACTCGGGCCGCGCTTCACGTTTCGAGCTTATGCGCTGGTCGGTTGGATGAGTGACTCACGATCGAGCGCCACAAAAAAAGAAAGCGTCGAGGCCCTCTAGGGGATCCCGACGCTTTCCGGAGGGGAAAGAAGCCTGCTTCCCATGCTCCCTCGCTGTTCAAGTCAGTGACTGACAGCCCTCCGAATTAATGACACCAAATAACGCTATCGGCAAGGGCCCTGTTCGTCCATTAAAAAACGTCAGGGTTTTTCTGGCGGCCAGCCCGGCTTAACATTGGGCGTACCCGCATGCGTGACACTTGGTGCATCCCTCTCCCATATCAAGGTCCCCGCCACACTCGGGGCATTTCAATCGATACGCCGAACGCGCCGCGAGCCGTGCCGGGGGGTCGAGCAGGCGGCTGACGCTCAGCGTGGTGTCCGTATCGGCATCGTCTTCGATATCCGAATAACCGTTGCCGTTGCCGCCCCTGTGAATATCGACCGGCGTCTTTTCAATCTCCGCGGGGTCAATCTCGCCCAGAAGCAGGGCACGCAGGCCGTGGCGTTCCTTCGCGCGGGTGAACCGCTTCAGTGCCTGGGCCAGACCGTCGCCGAGCGACATGATCTTCCCATCCCGTGTGGGAATCTGGAGGTGGGTTCCAATACCCGAAAGCTGCTTCACCACGTGGATCAGGCTGCCGCCGGCCCTCAACCAGAGGCTGATCATCCGGCAAATGGCCTCCAGATCGCTGTTGGCGATGTCTCCGCCCTTGCCGAGCTGGGCAAACACTTCCAGTTCCCGCTCAGTCCGCGGATCGACCGTAATCTGGATGTGCATGTTGCCGAAGGGTGTCTGCTGGCGGACTCGAATCCCGCTGGTGATCGCCGGCAGTTCCTTCGGCTCGAGCGACGCGGGTTTCTTCACTTTCGTGATTCGTTCACCAAACAGGTTCGTTTCCGTCTCGATTCGCGGGCGGTCGTCTCGGGCATCCCGAGCGGCCGTTGAATCGACATTCGTCGATGCAATCGGCGCGGCCTGGGCCGTCTTGCTCGTGCAGCACGCGCTGGGTGCGGCTGCGGCAGGGTCGGACTGTCCGGCGGACTTGTGCTTATCCTCGGAGTTCGCGAGCGCCATCGGCTGGCTCGAACGACAGCCGTCGCGATAGACCGTGACACCCTTGCAGCGCAGTGCATAGGCATCGCGGTAGATCTTTTCGACGTCGTTCGAAGTCGCATCGTGAGCGAAGTTGATGGTTTTGCTGATCGAGGAATCGCAGTGCCGCTGAAACGCCGCCTGCATGCGGACGTGCCACTCTGGTTGAATATCGTGAGCGCAAACGAACACGCGCTTCACGTCTTCGGGGATGCCGTCAATATGAGCGAGGGTGCCTTCCTTGGCAATCCGATCCATCAGACCCTCGCTGAAAAAGCCGCGCTCGCGCGCGACAATCTCAAATGTCTTGTTGATTTCAATCATCGGAGCCTTGCCTTCGTCCTGCCCTTTCAAAACGTTGCGGAAGAAGGCGAGGCTGAACATCGGCTCAATGCCGCCGCTGCAATCGGCGATGATGCTGATCGTGCCGGTCGGAGCAACGGTCGTCGAGCAACTGTTTCGCATCGGGCGATGGTACTTTGTATCCCAGTGGCTGTTGGCCCAGTTGGGAAAATTACCCCGCTCAATGGCGAGCTTTTCGGAGTAGTTGTGACTTTCGTCATTGACAAACTTCATCAGGCGTTCGCCCCACGCCACGCCCTCGTCTGAGTTGTATGCCACACCGAGTTTGTACAGCGCGTCGGCAAAACCCATGATGCCGAGGCCGATCTTGCGATTGGCCGTGCAGATGTCGTGAATCTGTTCCAGCGGGTAGTTGTTCGCATCGATGACGTTGTCCAGGAAGCGAATGCTCTCATGCACCGTGTCACGAAGCGCTTCCCAGTCAATCTCCGCCGCCGGAGTACACTCGTTCTTCACGAACAAGCCAAGATTGATGCTGCCGAGATTGCACGCCTCGTATGGCAGGAGCGGCTGCTCACCGCAGGGATTGGTCGCTTCGATGCGTCCGACATGGGGCGTCGGGTTGGACTCGTTGATCCGGTCGATGAAAACTACGCCCGGCTCGCCGGTCTGCCACGCATGTTTGACGATGATGTCCCAGAGGTCCTGCCTTGAATAGACCGGGGTTACGCCATCATAAGATTCCGCACGGATCAAATCGCGTACACCATAGTCACGAATCACCACGTCACGGGGGATGTAGAATTCCTGGCCGTTGCGAGGGTTTCTCGTGAGGTGCGGACTGTTCGGGTCGCGGAGAAATGCCTCCATCCACTCGTCCGTTATCTTCACGGAGATGTTGTAATTCGTGAATTGGCTGAGGTCCTGTTTGGCGTGCAGGAATTTGAGAATATCAGGGTGATGAATGTACATCATGCCCATGTTCGCGCCGCGGCGAAACGCCCCCTGCTGAATGGCATTTGTCGCCTCGCTGAACGCCCGCCAGAAACTGATCGGTCCGCTCGTCGTCCCGCCGCTTGATTTGATGAAATCGCCCGTCGGCCGAAGCTGGTCAAACGCGAAGCCCGTGCCGCCGCCGGCCTTCTGAATCAGTGCCGTGTGCTTGATCGAATCGAAAATCCCGTCGATGGAATCCGGCACTGGAAGAACAAAGCACGCACTCAACATGCCCATGGACCGTCCGGCGTTCATCAACGTCGGACTGTTCGGCATGAACCTGCGCGAGGTCATCAGGCGCTGAAAGCGGGTCTTCCACTCGCTGCGACATGCCTGATTCGCGCCATACTTCGATTCCACGGCCGCCATCGTCTCCGCGACGCGTTCAAAAAGACTTTCCGGTCCTTCCGTGCAGGCGCCGGTTTCGTCTTTCTCCAGATAGCGCGCGCGCAGAACCCGAACCGCGTTTTCCGTCAGGCCGGCGCATTCGCGTCCGCTCGCCCCGGCGACATCCGTGTCGCCCGCAACTCCTCGATCCGTCGAAATGGTCACCATCTTCGCCACCATGATTAATCTTCAATCCGAAACCGCGCTGAAAAACCTTCAGGCAGCTCCTGAGCCAACAGTTATCACTGCCGCCCCGGCTTCGGTCGCCGAATCCGGGGAGCCACGGCATGCAGTTCGCTTCGTCCCACTCCATTGGACCCAGCAAAGTCGATGAGAAACCGAACGGATCGCCCCGACTTCGCCGGACTCAACCCATTCCGAATCGGAAAGACGTCGGAAATTGTTTCGGTAACTCTTCGATGTGCCCTTGAGGGCAAATGGAAGGAATATCGCAATATGTTGTGGGTGTCAATCAAAACATTACAAAATATAGTAGTTTGCTTAACACTCGAATTCCATGGAAGTTAGGCGCAGAATGGCATCAAATACACAAAAATGACGATCAAATAGCCATCGCCCGGTCGCGGCGGGCGGCTTGGGGTATATACCCCAAGTCAAGGACCTATAAAGCGCGTCACCAGCCTGCCGGGGGGTGAAAACGGCGATTCGATTCATCAATGAGCACTGACCGCCAACATGCCGGATCGGCGGCACTACCACATCAGTGCCCTCTATGCGGCACCGATTCGGCGTCACGGGCGCAATCCCACGGACGCGACTTTCACCACTGCCGTGAATGCGATCTGATCGCCGTCGCCGCCGAGCAACATCTGTCCGCCGGCGCGCAGCGTGAACGCTATGCCAATCATGAGAATTCGCTGGCAAACGCCGGATATGTCCGCATGTTTGATGCGTTCGTCGAGCGGGTTCGTGAATACGCGCCGCCTCCCGCCAGAGCGATCGACATCGGCTGCGGGCCGCATCGGGTGCTGATCGAACTGATGCGACGCGCGGGTTATGACGCGGTCGGTTTCGATCCTGTCTACGGCATCGATGACACGATCGTTGCACCCTTCGATCTCATTGTTTCGACGGAGTCGTTCGAACATTTTTCACGACCGGGCGAGTCACTCACCTTCCTCCTCGGACTTCTGAATGAGGGCGGCGTACTCGCCGTGATGACGCGACTGCACCCGGGATTCGACGGGATCAGTGACTGGTGGTACGCGCGCGACCCGACGCACGTGTCGTTCTACTCGGCGGCCACCATGCGATGGATCGCCAAGCGGCACGGCCTCGAGCTCCTGGCTTGCGACGGCGTACAGATCACGGTGATGCGGAAATTCCGCGGGCACGCCGGCGATGATTCTCCATCAACCCAGCACGTCGGCCAACTGTGAGGTGGACGCCGGGGTCTCTGTTTCGCAGTAGACGGGCGGGCGGCCGACTGAATGGTAGGTGAACCGATTGCGCTTCATCCAGTTGGCGTTGTAGAGATTGCGGCCATCAAAGATGATCGGCCGGCTGAGGGCGGCTCGGATCCGGTCGAAGTCGGGACTCCTGAACTCGTCCCATTCGGTGAGCACAAGCAACGCATCGCAGGCGTTGAGCGCCGCATAGGCCTCATCGGCGTACTCGAGCCGCTTTCCGTAAGCCTCCCGCAGGTTGAACAGCCCCTGCGGATCGTATGCGCAGATTTTTGCTCCGGCCTCCAGCAGTCCGTCGATGATGGAGAGGGCCGGCGCCTCTCGTATGTCATCGGTTCGTGCCTTAAATGTGACACCCCACACCGCAAATCGTCTCCCGGTGACGGAGCCATCGAACTGGCCCAGCACCCGATCGACGAACACACGTTTCTGACGCTCGTTCGTTTCGTGGACGGCCTTAAGAATGGCCGGCTCGTGTCCGACCTTTTCCGCCACGTTGGCAAGGGCCTGCACATCCTTGGGGAAGCAGCTTCCGCCATAGCCCACGCCGGGGTAGAGGAAGTGTGACCCGATGCGCCGGTCAGAGGCCATGCCCTTTCTCATTTCGTCGATATCCACGCCTGCTCGTTCGCAGATGTTCGCCATTTCGTTGATGAAACTGATTCGCATCGCGAGATAGCTGTTCGCCGCATACTTGCTCATCTCGGCCGCGCGACGGCTCATCAGAAGAATCGGCGTGTTGTTGGGCGTGGAGGGCAGATACAACTGTCGGACGAGTTCCGCGGCTTCCGGATTGCCCGCGCCGATCACAACGCGGTCCGGCTCGCGAAAGTCACTGACCGCCGCGCCTTCCTTCAGGAATTCGGGATTGCTGACCAGGTCCACGGGGTGTCGCGTCAACTGCCGCATTATCTTCTCGATGCGATCGCCGGTTCCGACGGGCACGGTCGACTTGATGACCACCACCTTGCCTTCGGTCATTCGCTCGGCGATGGCCCGAGCAGCGGCCTCGATGCCGCCGAGATCGGCACTGCCATCCTCCCGCGGCGGGGTACCGACGGAAATGAAGATGATCCGAGCATGCCTGACGGCTTCATCGGCATCGGTCGTGAATGTCAGCCGTCCTGCTCGCGCGTTCTGAACGATCAATTCCTCGAGGCCCGGCTCGTAGATGGTGCACTTGCCCGCCCGCAAGGAAAGGACCTTGCTCTCATCGATATCAAGGCAGCAGACATGGTTGCCGCAATCGGCAAGACAGGTTCCGGTGACCAATCCAACATAGCCTGTGCCGATAATCGTGACCTTCATGGGTCATTCCTTTCGCGCTGGGTTTCAACACAATCATAGGGTAATTCGGCTCAAAGGGGATGATGCTTGTGGATGCTCGCCTCGAATGGAATCCCGGACGGCCCGAGAATCGCGTCCCCGACGCCGGCCGACGTTCCAGTTCTGTATTGAACCGGGGGTAAAAATAACGAGGGCGGAACGAATCAGGCGATTCGCTCCGCCCTACAGGGTGGAGTGGGTATCAGCGTCCCAACCGGCCTTTTGCCGATTCGAGTTCAGTTGCGTTTGCACCGTTTCGCCCGAAACGGGCGGAATGCGGCTCGCCCTCCTTAAACGTACGAGCCTCGCTCGATTCACGCCGAAGAAAAAAGTTCGAAAAAGGGCGAACGGGGCGCCGAGGTCGATGCTCGACACCCCGATCGCGCAGTCTTCACAAACTTACGGGCAGTTTCCGGGGCTGCCGACCACCACGTCGGCGAAGGCCTGCATGTCGCGCCCGTCAATTTCGCCGTCCTCATTCATGTCGGCACAGCGACAGTCGTCGATCAGGGAATTGCCCAGCGCACAATCGACGAAAGCCGCGATGTCCGCTAAGGCAACCGAGCCGTTCCGATCGGCGTCGCCCAAGCAGGTCGAGCAAAGTGAGCACGGCACGCCGACGTAGACACCCGGATTACCGCGATCGCCGGAGGCGGCGTTGTAGGAGCCTTGCTGATCTCCGACGAGCGACAACTGCCATCCGTACACGTTGTTTTCTCCGAGATTCTGGAGGCAGGTCCAGCCGCTGATACCGGCCGTCCGGATGGTGCCGGGGAAGTTCTGATCGCCATAGGTGAGTCGATCGACGAGAAGGCCGCCGGCATCATAAAGGTTGATCTCGTCGTTGCGACCGAGGTTGTTCGAGTGGGGTCCGACGACCGTCACGCCGGACAAACCCCAGTTCGCGATGAAAGTGGCGGGGGCGACTTCGGTCAGAATCACCGACTGACCCGGCGCCACAATTCCGAAACCCGAGAGGGAAACGCTTCCCGGCGTGCGGCTGTCGTCGTCGTAGCTCCAGCCGGTCATGTCGATCGGAGTATTTCCGATGTTGGTGAACTCGACGAATTCGCCGGAACCGGAGAGCGGATTGTACATCCACTCGGTGATTCGAATCTGCTGATCGGAGGGCGACGGGCAATCGGTCGTCGCGCACTGGGTTTCGGGGCCCTGCCAGGCGCCGTTGGTAGCGGTGCATGCTTCCTGCGTCAAACCATCGTCACATTCTCCGGTGATGCGACAGCACGCGCCAACCGGATCACTGCCTGCACAGGCGTCGGATACGAACACGCCGGGACTTCCGATCGCGCCACCGGCGCTGACCGAGTTCTGGGCATCGCCGACGGTGGAAAGAACCCAGTTCGCGATGTCGTTCTGACCGAGCGCGAAGCTGCATGGCCAACCGGATGCGTTCTGCGTCCGAATCGTGCCGGGGAACGTCTGATCGCCGTAGGTGAGCCGATCGACCAGGGTTCCCGACGAGTCGAATATATTGATCTCGTCTTCGCGACCGAGGTTGTTTCCAACTCCGTCGAGGCCGAGGTCGCCGAGGACCTTGACGGTGGGAGCAAGCCCCCAGTGCGTCCTAAATGCAGCGGCGGGTGATTCGGTGATGATGGCCGATTCGCCGACCGCAAGCGTGCCGATGGCGCTCAGATCGAAGGCGCCCTGAAGGCGGGCCGAGTCGTCAAAGCTCCAGCCGGTGAGGTCGACGGGACCGTCGTCCAGATTGGTGACTTCGATGAATTCCCCGCCGGGCCCGGAATACATGTATTCGGTGATTCGCACGACGGCGTTGCTGGGCTGGGGACAGGTCACGGTGGAGCAATTGACGCCATCGCCCTGATAGACACCGCCCGTCGCCTGGCAGTAGGCCTGTGTCACACCCGGAAGGGAGGAACAGATTCCGGCCGTGCAGCAGGCACCGTTGGGAATGGTCGTGGAACAATCGCTGACCGTGAATGAGCCCGGGCTGCCGACATCGCCTTTCGCGGAGAATCGAGAGTTCTGGGCATCGCCGCCAATGAGCGACAATCGCCAATCCGCAATCGCGTTCGCGCCGATGGCGACGTCGCAGGGCCAGCCGGAGAAATTCTGGGTGCGAATCGTGCCGGCGAAATTCTGGTCGCCGAAGGTGAGTCGATCCACCAAGACGCCGGCTGCGTTGTAGAGATTGATCTCGTCGTTCCGGCTGAGGTTCACATCGAGTCGGCCGATGATCTTTGAGCCGATGATGTTCCAGTCGATGGCAAACTGCGCGCGATCGGACTCGACAAGTATGACGGACTCGCCGGGCTGAACAATGCCGAACCCGGACAAATCGACCTGCCCCGGCAGGTTCGCACTGTCGGAGTAACTCCAGCCGGTCATATCGACGGCGCCGCCCGAGAGATTGGTGAATTCGACAAATTCGCCACCGGCGCCGCTGTACATGTACTCGGTGATCCGAACGGCGGGCGGTGTTTCGGCGTTTCCGCAAGCCGGGCACTCAAGCAGAAACGCATCGACGTCCGCCTGGGTGATCGCGGCGGCGTTCGTGCCTCCTGGACCGTCGGTGAGGTCCATTTCCCGCATCATTGCCGTGAGTTGAAATTCGACGCCTTGTCGGAGGTAGCGGTCGTAGGATACTTCATCGCCACTGTTCGGGCTGGCCGGCGTGGGATCGTAGACGTCCGGCTCGGTGTCGTCGAGTGTATTGCCGACGCGGTCTTCAATCAGTCGCCGATCGATCTGATTGACAACGCCGTCACAGTTGAAATCTCCGCGAGTGAACCGGAATTGCTTTCGATTCGCGTCCGTCGGATGATCGTTGAAGATTCCGGGCGTCAGCTTGAAGCCGACGATGTTGATATCCGTGAATTCGTAGGCCCCGCTCGCATTCGGCAGACAGCCTGGATTCGCGAAATCGTCCGGCTCGGGATCGCAAAATCCGGTGAAGCGGATGGCGGTCGAATCGGTCGGTCCCTTCGTGAGGGGATGACCGGTCAGGAGATCCATCGCCGAGCTGTATTGCAGGAAAGTCGGGCCGGGGAAGACATTCGCGATTTCGCCGTAGATAAACGACT
It encodes the following:
- the thiL gene encoding thiamine-phosphate kinase, with translation MEKSENNLVDWISGRFGQSTGGADDAVLIGLGDDMAMIRPHADALLVAADMIMDGVDFDASLHSPEQIGRKALAVNLSDCAAMAVQPRFAIVSLALPNEWTMEQARRLFEGMDELALQYGVRLIGGDTNSWDRPLVADVTIMAEPWPGLRPVTRRGARPGDLVCVTGSLGGSLSGRHLAFEPRVNEAKWLAEELGDGLHAMMDLSDGLSIDGRRLCESSGVGMEIREDALESVASDDAIVASRNDGRSIVDHVLNDGEDFELLHVVDVLRFHQVAHQEKRNPLNSLSMSHGLKLAPVRPIGVVIEESGLHMVKKDGSKVRITSGGWQHFT
- the ispD gene encoding 2-C-methyl-D-erythritol 4-phosphate cytidylyltransferase, coding for MARFSVIVVAAGKGERFSDKENKVFARIGEQPVFLKALQLFCNREDVCQTILVVSKDDTEKVKSQFGANLGFMGIHLVEGGAERHESVANGLARVLEDAEFVAIHDAVRVCLAEQWIDAIFEAAVRYGTAVPVTPITSTIKRVDEQRLIGETVPRDGLYIAQTPQVFRRKVIFEAYQKLAAESILAGQSPTDDAQVVKAADFEITAIDGDARNIKITTQSDLVLAGAILKTLPAKPVSRSGAFEEAQW
- a CDS encoding vitamin B12-dependent ribonucleotide reductase translates to MVAKMVTISTDRGVAGDTDVAGASGRECAGLTENAVRVLRARYLEKDETGACTEGPESLFERVAETMAAVESKYGANQACRSEWKTRFQRLMTSRRFMPNSPTLMNAGRSMGMLSACFVLPVPDSIDGIFDSIKHTALIQKAGGGTGFAFDQLRPTGDFIKSSGGTTSGPISFWRAFSEATNAIQQGAFRRGANMGMMYIHHPDILKFLHAKQDLSQFTNYNISVKITDEWMEAFLRDPNSPHLTRNPRNGQEFYIPRDVVIRDYGVRDLIRAESYDGVTPVYSRQDLWDIIVKHAWQTGEPGVVFIDRINESNPTPHVGRIEATNPCGEQPLLPYEACNLGSINLGLFVKNECTPAAEIDWEALRDTVHESIRFLDNVIDANNYPLEQIHDICTANRKIGLGIMGFADALYKLGVAYNSDEGVAWGERLMKFVNDESHNYSEKLAIERGNFPNWANSHWDTKYHRPMRNSCSTTVAPTGTISIIADCSGGIEPMFSLAFFRNVLKGQDEGKAPMIEINKTFEIVARERGFFSEGLMDRIAKEGTLAHIDGIPEDVKRVFVCAHDIQPEWHVRMQAAFQRHCDSSISKTINFAHDATSNDVEKIYRDAYALRCKGVTVYRDGCRSSQPMALANSEDKHKSAGQSDPAAAAPSACCTSKTAQAAPIASTNVDSTAARDARDDRPRIETETNLFGERITKVKKPASLEPKELPAITSGIRVRQQTPFGNMHIQITVDPRTERELEVFAQLGKGGDIANSDLEAICRMISLWLRAGGSLIHVVKQLSGIGTHLQIPTRDGKIMSLGDGLAQALKRFTRAKERHGLRALLLGEIDPAEIEKTPVDIHRGGNGNGYSDIEDDADTDTTLSVSRLLDPPARLAARSAYRLKCPECGGDLDMGEGCTKCHACGYAQC
- a CDS encoding class I SAM-dependent methyltransferase, with the translated sequence MSTDRQHAGSAALPHQCPLCGTDSASRAQSHGRDFHHCRECDLIAVAAEQHLSAGAQRERYANHENSLANAGYVRMFDAFVERVREYAPPPARAIDIGCGPHRVLIELMRRAGYDAVGFDPVYGIDDTIVAPFDLIVSTESFEHFSRPGESLTFLLGLLNEGGVLAVMTRLHPGFDGISDWWYARDPTHVSFYSAATMRWIAKRHGLELLACDGVQITVMRKFRGHAGDDSPSTQHVGQL
- a CDS encoding UDP-glucose/GDP-mannose dehydrogenase family protein, with translation MKVTIIGTGYVGLVTGTCLADCGNHVCCLDIDESKVLSLRAGKCTIYEPGLEELIVQNARAGRLTFTTDADEAVRHARIIFISVGTPPREDGSADLGGIEAAARAIAERMTEGKVVVIKSTVPVGTGDRIEKIMRQLTRHPVDLVSNPEFLKEGAAVSDFREPDRVVIGAGNPEAAELVRQLYLPSTPNNTPILLMSRRAAEMSKYAANSYLAMRISFINEMANICERAGVDIDEMRKGMASDRRIGSHFLYPGVGYGGSCFPKDVQALANVAEKVGHEPAILKAVHETNERQKRVFVDRVLGQFDGSVTGRRFAVWGVTFKARTDDIREAPALSIIDGLLEAGAKICAYDPQGLFNLREAYGKRLEYADEAYAALNACDALLVLTEWDEFRSPDFDRIRAALSRPIIFDGRNLYNANWMKRNRFTYHSVGRPPVYCETETPASTSQLADVLG
- a CDS encoding lamin tail domain-containing protein, which translates into the protein MYNPLSGSGEFVEFTNIGNTPIDMTGWSYDDDSRTPGSVSLSGFGIVAPGQSVILTEVAPATFIANWGLSGVTVVGPHSNNLGRNDEINLYDAGGLLVDRLTYGDQNFPGTIRTAGISGWTCLQNLGENNVYGWQLSLVGDQQGSYNAASGDRGNPGVYVGVPCSLCSTCLGDADRNGSVALADIAAFVDCALGNSLIDDCRCADMNEDGEIDGRDMQAFADVVVGSPGNCP